GACTGTGCCATGATGGATGACATCCTGGGCCCCCGGGTGCAGATTGCCGATGAACTCAAACGGCTTGGCGCAACCATCTGGGATCGCCAGAAAGTAGTGGTCATTTCAGACCATTATGCACCCGCTGCCAATGTTAAGCAAGCAGAAATACTGGCCTTCACTCGCCGGTGGGTGCAGGAGGTGGGAATCGAAAATTATTACGAGGGACAGGGGCCGTGTCACCAGATTCTGGCAGAAAAGGGCTTTAGCCTTCCCGGCACCCTGCTGGTGGGTACCGACTCCCATACCTGTACAGCCGGAGCCTTTGGCTGTTTCGGAACCGGTATTGGCTCCACAGAAATGCTGGGAGTCATGGTTACCGGCCAGATCTGGCTGCGGGTTCCGGAAACCATCAGAATTAACTGGGAGGGAACCCTGGCCCGGGGAGTAATGGCCAAGGATGTGGTTTTAAAGACCATTGGCGACATTGGCCATGCCGGTGCCACCTACAAAGTAATGGAGTTTGCCGGCAGCGCCATTCGCCAGATGCCCCTGGATGAACGGATGTGCCTGACCAACATGGCTGTGGAGGCCGGGGCCAAAACCGGGTTGATTGAACCGGATGAGCAGGTTTTTGATTTCCTCAGCACCATTGGTCGCACCGGTTATGAGCCCGTATACAGTGATCCGGATGCTGCATATAGCCAGGTATTGAGTTATAATGCCGGGGGGCTCGATCCCCAGGTGGCATGTCCCCACGAAGTGGACAACATCCGGAGTGTGGATCAGGTAGCCGGTATAAAAATCGATCAGGCTTATCTTGGTTCCTGTACCGGCGGGCGATTCCATGACCTGGCCGTGGCAGCTCAGATACTTAAAAATCGCCGGGTTGCTCCCCATACCAGGTTGCTGGTTTCGCCGGCTTCCCGGGATATCTGGCTTAAAGCTTCTCGAGCCGGGATCCTGGATGTCCTGGCGGAAGCGGGGGCTATGATTCTTGCTCCCAGTTGTGGTGCCTGTTTGGGGTTGCATTCCGGCATCCTGGCCGCCGGTGAACGGTGCATTTCCGCCACCAACCGCAACTTTATCGGCCGGATGGGCAGCAAGGAGTCTGAGGTTTACCTGGCTTCCCCGGCCACGGTGGCGGCATCTGCCGTGGAAGGGCGTATCGCCGACCCGCGCCATTACTTGTAGAGGGGGCTGATTCCGGTGACTGGTTATGTGATCCGTGGACGCGTGCATAAATACGGCGACAACATCAATACCGACATCATCTCGCCGGCGCAATACATGGAACTTTCCTATGCCGATATGGCCGCCCACGCTATGGAAGGGATTGATCCCGACTTCAGCCGGAAGGTGCGCCCGGGAGATATCGTGGTCGCAGGCAAAAATTTCGGCTCCGGTTCCAGCCGGGAGACGGCACCTATTGCTTTAAAATATGCCGGTGTGGGGGCGGTGGTGGCCAAGTTTTTTGCCCGTATTTTTTATCGCAACGCCCTGAATATCGGCCTCCCGGTACTTGAGCTGCCGGAGGTGGGGGAAATAAACGACGGTGATGAGCTGGAAATCGATCTGGCAAGAGGAACCATCCGCAATTTAACCCGGAATAAAGACTACCGGTTTACAGCCCTGCCGGACCATATCCTTGAACTGCTTCAGGCCGGCGGCCTGGTTCCCCTTTTAGAGCAGAAAATGCAAACTAAATACTAAACAAAACAAACCAGGGGAGGAGAATCAGCCATGAAACAAACCACCAAACTGCGTCAACTTTTAAAACGGTCCCAGGTGGGCGGTCCCATCCTGTTGCTGCCCGGTGCCCACGACGTTCTTACGGCCAGGATTATTGAAAAAACCGGGTTTGAAGCTGTCTATATGACCGGCTACGGTACAGCCGCCAGCATGCTGGGCAAACCCGACGTGGGCCTTCTGTCCATGAGCGAAATGGTAATGCGGGTCGGTCACATGGCCAGTGCAGTCAACATCCCGGTCATTGCCGACGGGGATACCGGTTATGGCAACGCCGTTAACGTGATGCGCACCGTACGGGAATACGAGAAGGCCGGTGCGGCGGCCATCCAGTTGGAAGACCAGGTTATGCCCAAGAAGTGCGGTCACATGCTGGGCAGGGACGTCATACCCGTGGAGGAAATGGTAGGTAAAATTAAAGCGGCCGTGGATGCCCGTACCGACAGCGATTTTGTGATTATCGCCAGGACCGACGCCCGGACCAGGTACGGCATTGAAGAGGCCATTGCCAGGGGCAAGGCTTACGAGGAAGCCGGGGCGGA
This sequence is a window from Desulfofundulus luciae. Protein-coding genes within it:
- a CDS encoding 3-isopropylmalate dehydratase large subunit; its protein translation is MGMTMAEKILARKAGKTRVSPGEIVMARVDCAMMDDILGPRVQIADELKRLGATIWDRQKVVVISDHYAPAANVKQAEILAFTRRWVQEVGIENYYEGQGPCHQILAEKGFSLPGTLLVGTDSHTCTAGAFGCFGTGIGSTEMLGVMVTGQIWLRVPETIRINWEGTLARGVMAKDVVLKTIGDIGHAGATYKVMEFAGSAIRQMPLDERMCLTNMAVEAGAKTGLIEPDEQVFDFLSTIGRTGYEPVYSDPDAAYSQVLSYNAGGLDPQVACPHEVDNIRSVDQVAGIKIDQAYLGSCTGGRFHDLAVAAQILKNRRVAPHTRLLVSPASRDIWLKASRAGILDVLAEAGAMILAPSCGACLGLHSGILAAGERCISATNRNFIGRMGSKESEVYLASPATVAASAVEGRIADPRHYL
- a CDS encoding isocitrate lyase/PEP mutase family protein; the protein is MKQTTKLRQLLKRSQVGGPILLLPGAHDVLTARIIEKTGFEAVYMTGYGTAASMLGKPDVGLLSMSEMVMRVGHMASAVNIPVIADGDTGYGNAVNVMRTVREYEKAGAAAIQLEDQVMPKKCGHMLGRDVIPVEEMVGKIKAAVDARTDSDFVIIARTDARTRYGIEEAIARGKAYEEAGADVLFIESPESIEEMRLITSSFRVPVLANMLEKGRTPLLSARELQKLGYHIALYPVSSTYVIAKAVSELMQVLKEEGTTRSMLDRMITFEEFNTFIGLPEIRELERKYATGR
- a CDS encoding 3-isopropylmalate dehydratase small subunit, yielding MTGYVIRGRVHKYGDNINTDIISPAQYMELSYADMAAHAMEGIDPDFSRKVRPGDIVVAGKNFGSGSSRETAPIALKYAGVGAVVAKFFARIFYRNALNIGLPVLELPEVGEINDGDELEIDLARGTIRNLTRNKDYRFTALPDHILELLQAGGLVPLLEQKMQTKY